A region from the Sandaracinus amylolyticus genome encodes:
- a CDS encoding transglutaminase domain-containing protein translates to MSIGSSSRPGVSCAAGWWLSCIVLLSGCGAAATWRPPLDAHGWSEADRRARVALGHVEGDPAGDPAREVERLRAIAALEERAGNATSAVEATTRAVTVARARTVLAPEASREEARRVWSVVRAEALARAERLGDVGLALAVVGRDAPGDARDVVARLLRLRADAGGALVRPVPIALWNGLDESARVDVERLGAVPRGATRPSLDRIAGEGARALVVLERRWHEAGEREDGEAVLAIARALVSIDRAHPLASAALLVAREGDREAAIDVVGTAAPGHRGVAIARLLQAALARPSSAAHQLALAARCLEQGLAGDAYDRALEARTLARDDDARRLADEIAALATVVTASAERLEAWERDAGVSRSPWIERRIAEWAGSEIASPPLLARAARAQRTLVELGVGDYDATASIAADSTGDESLRALALGRMWALDRAAARVLAECARDGLAWGECSERQRWVDGDGWADDEELARRPRDLDEVLLPLPELFDHDEAGELVQAWLAELESSRHALHPAVVEARVRVLARGGDVAGARSVLEDAGRVLAWSRRAVLALWLDDLAAGREVGSDVLERALLLGSPAERIERIAIDDEREEVALGASNVSRLAIAETHFDEPGREAQVLDALAPLIERGDTSALYAAALSAIVLERAGRAEDLARIVERVRAALPGSALGRLLEALAGEARDAYAGALVTWPESRDLVRRWLAAWRAGEPTVPLDAARAALESVDPSAIDLAFDGPLADVDQLRAVLEPPLAGELDVAALRARGPALTRTFAVSYRLRALIRGAIVDAPDAASAIASARELLPFATSAADGPGAWRRTRVRLHVLLGETERALEIADRPVDPEIDTETEAPLLADDRLRLLASARRALDDTTTWRLIVADARDETAPDVFDALAARAGTSSAVRALFCHELTTTSELAPRVIDECGPAFRADPGQPIVAQALSWAVLEATEHARARGLAPAAFFDTATRALGDRASSVLLHNNSVWLSRSGEHERAAAVELAAQARGWVVDETSRDDLAQLRWRGPSVRASYVASGEASWSELAFQALGDARLAAASIYADAATAFARARPQDEGAVRAFAAGDVIAWAHADLDAGRLTPDGLMAFDATRIDDFDDRTDALVGAYPESILVAYAAMVRALRRGDHEAALRWGGIVEREGVRGTYVVTITPALIAMRGRAELDALRARGRQAFPDDPRLSGDAEAEAALPPMLASAEAFDAALADVDVDRMVARLRGLERRVSVQHAVEVTLPSWLAPLGGAGGALEGGARIVVVSEPRQSDCTPQTCLDALVPAIERTGFRHVWSAPLTLPIGAGARALMTNGTHVMVLGVVPRGARLVVSIAAGPTTTISQLLPTFALAEASMRPLDGLVGAAWAEALRAVSGAAPPGVRARALRAALAPGEGCTITAELDEVRRIDAALAPALLRDLLLATPEPSARRRLLACVPEGAGDHGALGVAAVLDPDPAIHARGRALMSADRAGALAAACAVVRAPVTVAASGLASRADTALPPLGAVEVLAALPTEERRTLTTELVGGTDRRLALLALVAEQVLPGGIAPDALARIVTTGDPGLAIEAVHAHWNAPSAAELEAIRTRLDAMRAPLDDEQRALLRTAAWVLSRGLDPRDRERFTRIAALAREGLSAEDAPYGEAAARNVEWHAESHAAALERAPIESLDERFAARAEWLRAQRARSRVSPEAARLLATQPLARFLPGTHWRYVRVPQPSLLIATLTSAYERLDSAGSTDAAVARAAFAWMAERAGAELLGPEGGLDLDRPIECAMADRWPRSWVCSVHVRDADRARAILARRRMGTNSAPWLAVDAANLARTLPMVAGATPFALDRMLRVDPDAADSSEGGGGRRDGGALLFAERARVEVSLDGVRFDRFATFVRREHEGSGVDTEHYLFTGDRMIVFGLEEMARAVVTGPLPIARTLAGDPTFRRLTEDWADGAALQMASVGWRGESDGEMPLVERADASFEIAVEGTGLVLRMRAPFAGTPGDVGALVAMLPADATARFAIAGAEDDAPRRRAREVDAPIEPRPPLRDAGEAARLASDAAERLAFAWMPRAGGELWDRWVIVAEGASLDRALAARGITPPAEGALLEHAGVRFARRGARWVLGPLEADVRAALARPLPAHGGEVQVGSGHLDGLGAARALIGLVGALPEGDPRRTQLQMFAALLGAGRELSFDGHVDTRRRQLVVVAHVEPTLRAEGSEHIIDEVLRNPRNAVRLPRVIEPIELRAPLRLVLESDEPEAVAARVFVRGARSRTRVIDPRHLEVVITPMPSEGSDVAIDDAARARLTRGYGSDAPRVRALAAQIVPAGARPEEAARAVVAWVHENIRYELTAEELDAASVLARGRGDCSELSRLSVALLRAAGVPAELREGFAIDGQEAVAHAWVAFHDGRGFREVDPTNGNVHVSSGYVPASVWSAVGLLSVGGLRVVEVGPVP, encoded by the coding sequence GTGTCGATCGGTTCGTCGTCGCGCCCAGGCGTGTCGTGCGCCGCGGGTTGGTGGCTCTCGTGCATCGTGCTGCTGTCCGGCTGCGGCGCGGCGGCGACGTGGAGGCCGCCGCTCGACGCGCACGGATGGTCGGAGGCGGATCGTCGGGCGCGCGTCGCGCTCGGTCACGTCGAGGGAGATCCCGCGGGCGATCCCGCGCGCGAGGTGGAGCGCCTGCGGGCGATCGCGGCGCTCGAGGAGCGCGCCGGGAACGCGACGTCGGCGGTCGAGGCGACCACGCGCGCGGTCACGGTGGCGCGCGCGCGCACGGTGCTCGCGCCCGAGGCGTCGCGTGAGGAGGCGCGTCGGGTGTGGAGCGTGGTGCGCGCCGAAGCGCTCGCGCGCGCCGAGCGTCTCGGTGACGTCGGGCTCGCGCTCGCGGTGGTGGGTCGAGACGCGCCGGGTGACGCGCGCGACGTCGTCGCGCGGCTGCTGCGGCTGCGCGCCGATGCGGGCGGGGCTCTCGTGCGCCCGGTGCCGATCGCGCTGTGGAACGGGCTCGACGAGAGCGCGCGCGTCGACGTGGAGCGGCTCGGTGCGGTCCCGCGCGGCGCGACGCGGCCGTCGCTCGATCGCATCGCGGGGGAGGGCGCGCGAGCGCTCGTCGTCCTCGAGCGACGCTGGCATGAAGCGGGAGAGCGCGAGGACGGCGAGGCGGTGCTCGCGATCGCGCGCGCGCTGGTGTCGATCGATCGCGCGCATCCGCTGGCATCCGCGGCGCTGCTCGTCGCGCGCGAGGGCGATCGCGAGGCGGCCATCGACGTGGTCGGCACGGCGGCGCCGGGGCATCGCGGCGTGGCGATCGCGCGCTTGCTGCAGGCCGCGCTCGCGAGGCCGAGCTCGGCCGCGCACCAGCTCGCGCTCGCCGCGCGCTGCCTCGAGCAGGGCCTCGCGGGCGACGCGTACGATCGCGCGCTCGAGGCGCGGACGCTCGCGCGGGACGACGATGCGCGACGGCTCGCCGACGAGATCGCCGCGCTCGCGACGGTGGTGACGGCGAGCGCGGAGCGCCTCGAGGCGTGGGAGCGCGACGCGGGCGTGTCGCGCTCGCCGTGGATCGAGCGCCGCATCGCGGAGTGGGCAGGATCGGAGATCGCGTCGCCGCCGCTCCTCGCGCGCGCGGCGCGCGCCCAGCGCACGTTGGTCGAGCTCGGCGTCGGCGACTACGACGCCACCGCGTCGATCGCGGCGGACTCGACGGGCGACGAGTCGCTGCGCGCGCTCGCGCTCGGTCGCATGTGGGCGCTCGATCGCGCGGCTGCGCGCGTGCTCGCCGAGTGCGCGCGCGACGGGCTCGCGTGGGGCGAGTGCAGCGAGCGACAGCGCTGGGTCGACGGAGACGGCTGGGCGGACGACGAGGAGCTCGCGCGCCGCCCGCGCGATCTCGACGAGGTGCTGCTGCCGCTCCCGGAGCTCTTCGATCACGACGAGGCCGGCGAGCTCGTGCAGGCGTGGCTCGCGGAGCTCGAGTCGTCGCGGCACGCGCTGCATCCCGCCGTCGTGGAGGCGCGGGTGCGCGTGCTCGCGCGCGGAGGCGACGTCGCCGGCGCGCGGAGCGTGCTCGAGGACGCGGGGCGCGTGCTGGCGTGGTCGCGTCGCGCGGTGCTCGCGCTCTGGCTCGACGATCTCGCGGCGGGGCGCGAGGTCGGCAGCGACGTGCTCGAGCGCGCGCTGCTCCTCGGGTCGCCCGCCGAGCGCATCGAGCGGATCGCGATCGACGACGAGCGCGAGGAGGTCGCGCTCGGCGCGTCGAACGTGTCGCGCCTGGCGATCGCCGAGACGCACTTCGACGAGCCCGGTCGCGAGGCGCAGGTGCTCGACGCGCTGGCGCCGCTGATCGAGCGCGGTGATACGAGCGCGCTCTACGCGGCCGCGCTGTCCGCGATCGTGCTCGAGCGCGCGGGGCGCGCGGAGGATCTCGCGCGCATCGTGGAGCGCGTGCGCGCGGCACTGCCCGGGAGCGCGCTCGGTCGCCTGCTCGAGGCGCTCGCCGGGGAGGCGCGCGATGCCTACGCGGGCGCGCTCGTCACGTGGCCGGAGTCGCGCGATCTCGTGCGGCGCTGGCTCGCGGCATGGCGCGCCGGTGAGCCCACGGTGCCGCTCGATGCCGCGCGCGCCGCGCTCGAGAGCGTCGATCCGAGCGCGATCGATCTCGCGTTCGACGGTCCGCTCGCGGACGTCGACCAGCTGAGAGCGGTGCTCGAGCCACCGCTCGCGGGCGAGCTCGACGTCGCGGCGCTGCGGGCGCGCGGCCCGGCGCTGACGCGCACCTTCGCCGTCTCGTATCGGCTGCGCGCGCTGATCCGCGGTGCGATCGTCGACGCGCCGGACGCGGCGAGCGCGATCGCGTCGGCGCGCGAGCTGCTCCCGTTCGCGACGAGCGCGGCCGACGGGCCTGGCGCGTGGCGACGGACGCGGGTGCGCTTGCACGTCCTGCTCGGTGAGACCGAGCGCGCCCTCGAGATCGCGGATCGCCCGGTCGATCCCGAGATCGACACCGAGACGGAGGCACCGCTGCTCGCCGACGATCGGCTGCGGCTGCTCGCGTCGGCGCGTCGTGCGCTCGACGACACCACGACGTGGCGCCTGATCGTCGCCGACGCGCGAGACGAGACGGCGCCCGACGTCTTCGATGCGCTCGCCGCGCGAGCGGGCACGAGCTCCGCGGTGCGCGCGCTCTTCTGCCACGAGCTCACGACGACGAGCGAGCTCGCGCCGCGCGTCATCGACGAGTGCGGGCCCGCGTTCCGCGCCGATCCCGGTCAGCCGATCGTCGCGCAGGCGCTCTCGTGGGCGGTGCTCGAAGCGACGGAGCACGCACGGGCCCGGGGCCTCGCGCCTGCTGCGTTCTTCGACACCGCGACGCGCGCGCTGGGCGATCGCGCGTCGAGCGTGCTGCTCCACAACAACTCGGTCTGGCTCTCGCGAAGCGGCGAGCACGAGCGCGCGGCCGCGGTCGAGCTCGCGGCGCAGGCGCGCGGGTGGGTGGTCGACGAGACCTCGCGCGACGATCTCGCGCAGCTGCGGTGGCGCGGGCCCAGCGTGCGCGCGTCGTACGTCGCGAGCGGCGAGGCGAGCTGGAGCGAGCTCGCGTTCCAGGCGCTCGGGGATGCGCGCCTGGCTGCGGCTTCGATCTACGCCGATGCCGCGACCGCGTTCGCACGCGCGCGCCCGCAGGACGAGGGCGCGGTGCGCGCGTTCGCCGCGGGCGACGTGATCGCGTGGGCCCACGCCGATCTCGACGCGGGCCGCTTGACGCCCGACGGACTGATGGCGTTCGACGCGACGCGCATCGACGACTTCGACGATCGAACCGACGCGCTCGTCGGCGCGTACCCCGAGTCGATCCTCGTCGCGTACGCGGCGATGGTGCGCGCGCTGCGGCGCGGCGATCACGAAGCCGCGCTGCGATGGGGCGGCATCGTCGAGCGCGAAGGCGTGCGCGGCACCTACGTCGTCACGATCACGCCGGCGCTGATCGCGATGCGCGGGCGCGCGGAGCTCGACGCGCTGCGTGCGCGCGGCCGCCAGGCATTCCCCGACGATCCGCGGCTCTCGGGCGACGCCGAGGCCGAGGCCGCGCTACCGCCGATGCTCGCGAGCGCCGAGGCCTTCGACGCCGCGCTCGCGGACGTCGACGTCGATCGGATGGTCGCGCGCCTCCGCGGTCTCGAGCGGCGCGTCTCGGTGCAGCACGCCGTCGAGGTCACGCTGCCGTCGTGGCTCGCGCCGCTCGGCGGTGCGGGCGGCGCGCTCGAGGGCGGCGCGCGGATCGTCGTCGTGAGCGAGCCGCGCCAGTCCGACTGCACCCCGCAGACGTGCCTCGACGCGCTCGTGCCCGCGATCGAGCGGACGGGGTTCCGCCACGTTTGGTCGGCGCCGCTCACGCTGCCGATCGGCGCGGGCGCGCGAGCGCTGATGACGAACGGCACGCACGTGATGGTGCTCGGCGTGGTCCCCCGCGGCGCGCGGCTCGTCGTGTCGATCGCCGCGGGCCCGACCACGACGATCTCGCAGCTGCTGCCGACGTTCGCGCTCGCCGAGGCGTCGATGCGGCCGCTGGACGGGCTCGTCGGCGCCGCATGGGCGGAGGCGCTGCGCGCGGTGAGCGGCGCCGCGCCGCCCGGTGTGCGAGCCCGGGCGCTGCGCGCAGCGCTCGCGCCGGGCGAGGGCTGCACGATCACGGCCGAGCTCGACGAAGTACGTCGCATCGACGCCGCGCTCGCGCCGGCGCTGCTGCGCGACCTGCTCCTCGCGACGCCCGAGCCGAGCGCACGCCGTCGCCTCCTCGCATGCGTGCCCGAGGGAGCCGGTGATCACGGCGCGCTCGGCGTCGCCGCGGTGCTCGATCCCGATCCGGCCATTCACGCGCGCGGCCGCGCTCTCATGAGCGCCGATCGTGCGGGCGCTCTCGCCGCGGCATGCGCCGTGGTGCGCGCGCCGGTGACGGTCGCCGCGTCGGGCCTCGCGTCGCGCGCCGACACCGCGCTGCCGCCGCTGGGCGCGGTCGAGGTGCTCGCCGCGCTGCCGACCGAAGAGCGACGCACGCTGACGACCGAGCTCGTCGGCGGAACGGATCGCCGGCTCGCGTTGCTCGCGCTCGTCGCGGAGCAGGTGCTGCCCGGCGGGATCGCGCCCGACGCGCTCGCGCGCATCGTCACGACGGGCGATCCCGGGCTCGCGATCGAAGCCGTGCACGCGCACTGGAACGCCCCGAGCGCGGCCGAGCTCGAGGCGATCCGCACGCGCCTCGACGCGATGCGCGCGCCGCTCGACGACGAGCAGCGAGCGCTGCTGCGCACCGCCGCGTGGGTGCTCTCGCGCGGCCTCGATCCGCGCGATCGCGAGCGCTTCACGCGCATTGCCGCGCTCGCGCGCGAGGGCCTCTCCGCCGAGGACGCGCCGTACGGCGAGGCGGCCGCGCGCAACGTCGAGTGGCACGCGGAGTCCCACGCCGCCGCGCTCGAGCGCGCTCCGATCGAGTCGCTCGACGAGCGCTTCGCCGCGCGCGCCGAGTGGCTGCGCGCCCAGCGCGCGCGCTCGCGCGTGTCGCCCGAGGCCGCGCGCTTGCTCGCGACCCAGCCGCTCGCGCGCTTCCTCCCCGGCACGCACTGGCGCTACGTGCGCGTGCCCCAGCCGTCGCTGCTGATCGCGACGCTCACGTCCGCGTACGAGCGCCTCGACAGCGCGGGCTCGACCGACGCCGCGGTCGCGCGCGCTGCCTTCGCGTGGATGGCGGAGCGCGCGGGGGCGGAGCTGCTCGGCCCCGAGGGCGGCCTCGATCTCGATCGTCCGATCGAGTGCGCGATGGCCGATCGCTGGCCGCGCTCCTGGGTGTGCTCGGTGCACGTGCGCGACGCGGATCGTGCCCGCGCGATCCTCGCGCGCCGTCGCATGGGCACGAACAGCGCGCCGTGGCTCGCGGTCGACGCGGCGAACCTCGCGCGCACGCTGCCGATGGTCGCGGGCGCCACGCCGTTCGCGCTCGATCGCATGCTGCGCGTCGATCCCGACGCCGCGGACTCGAGCGAAGGCGGCGGAGGCCGCCGCGACGGAGGCGCGCTGCTCTTCGCGGAGCGCGCACGCGTCGAGGTCTCGCTCGACGGGGTCCGCTTCGATCGCTTCGCGACGTTCGTGCGCCGCGAGCACGAGGGCTCGGGCGTCGACACCGAGCACTACCTCTTCACCGGCGATCGCATGATCGTGTTCGGCCTCGAGGAGATGGCGCGCGCCGTCGTCACGGGCCCGCTGCCGATCGCGCGCACGCTCGCGGGCGATCCCACGTTCCGGCGCCTCACCGAGGACTGGGCCGACGGCGCCGCGCTGCAGATGGCGAGCGTCGGATGGCGCGGCGAGTCGGACGGCGAGATGCCGCTCGTCGAGCGCGCCGACGCGAGCTTCGAGATCGCGGTCGAGGGCACCGGTCTCGTGCTGCGCATGCGCGCGCCGTTCGCAGGCACGCCGGGCGACGTCGGCGCGCTCGTCGCGATGCTGCCCGCCGACGCGACCGCGCGCTTCGCGATCGCAGGCGCCGAGGACGACGCGCCGCGCCGTCGTGCCCGTGAGGTCGACGCGCCGATCGAGCCGCGGCCTCCGCTGCGCGACGCGGGTGAAGCCGCGCGCCTCGCGAGCGACGCCGCGGAGCGCCTCGCGTTCGCGTGGATGCCCCGCGCGGGCGGCGAGCTCTGGGATCGCTGGGTGATCGTCGCCGAGGGCGCGAGCCTCGATCGTGCGCTGGCCGCGCGCGGGATCACGCCGCCCGCGGAGGGCGCGCTGCTCGAGCACGCGGGCGTGCGCTTCGCGCGTCGCGGCGCGCGCTGGGTCCTCGGTCCGCTCGAGGCCGACGTGCGCGCGGCGCTCGCGAGACCGCTCCCGGCGCACGGAGGCGAGGTGCAGGTCGGCAGCGGGCACCTCGACGGCCTCGGCGCCGCGCGCGCGCTGATCGGGCTCGTCGGTGCGCTGCCCGAGGGCGATCCGCGCCGCACGCAGCTCCAGATGTTCGCGGCGCTGCTCGGCGCCGGACGCGAGCTCTCGTTCGACGGCCACGTCGACACGCGGCGCCGTCAGCTCGTCGTCGTCGCGCACGTCGAGCCGACGCTCCGCGCCGAGGGCAGCGAGCACATCATCGACGAGGTGCTGCGCAACCCGCGCAACGCCGTGCGCCTGCCGCGCGTGATCGAGCCCATCGAGCTGCGCGCACCGCTGCGCCTCGTGCTCGAGAGCGACGAGCCCGAGGCGGTCGCCGCGCGCGTGTTCGTCCGCGGCGCGCGCTCGCGCACCCGCGTGATCGATCCACGGCACCTCGAGGTCGTGATCACGCCGATGCCCAGCGAGGGCAGCGACGTCGCGATCGACGACGCCGCTCGCGCGCGGCTGACGCGTGGATACGGG
- a CDS encoding GGDEF domain-containing protein, translating to MAREDDETGEVTIIGQRALVSEATLQRDRAYLVVIAGANVGEMYPVGGGLVIGRGADADIRVMDDEISRRHARIAVLGKDILVEDLGSKNGTFLNGTAVRRKALQDGDKIQVGATTVLRFSVHDRLEESFQRHMYESALRDPLTRAYNRKYLLDRLQSELAYAQRHASPLSLLLFDVDHFKRINDTYGHPAGDAVLVGLSRHVLRIIRTEDVFSRYGGEEFGILSRGIPLDGASRFAERLRTAIEGYPIMHDGVRITVTVSVGVTAVPQAKVEDPSELVVLADRALYQAKHQGRNRVCVVI from the coding sequence GTGGCTCGCGAGGACGACGAGACCGGCGAGGTGACGATCATCGGGCAGCGCGCGCTCGTGAGCGAGGCGACGCTGCAGCGCGACCGCGCGTACCTCGTGGTGATCGCGGGCGCGAACGTCGGCGAGATGTACCCGGTCGGCGGCGGGCTCGTGATCGGGCGCGGCGCCGACGCGGACATCCGCGTGATGGACGACGAGATCTCGCGTCGGCACGCGCGCATCGCGGTGCTCGGCAAGGACATCCTCGTCGAGGATCTCGGCTCGAAGAACGGCACGTTCCTCAACGGCACCGCGGTGCGCCGCAAGGCGCTGCAGGACGGCGACAAGATCCAGGTCGGCGCGACGACGGTGCTGCGCTTCTCGGTGCACGACCGCCTGGAGGAGAGCTTCCAGCGGCACATGTACGAGTCCGCGCTCCGCGATCCGCTGACGCGCGCGTACAACCGGAAGTACCTGCTCGATCGCCTGCAGAGCGAGCTCGCGTACGCGCAGCGCCACGCCTCGCCGCTCTCGCTGCTGCTCTTCGACGTCGACCACTTCAAGCGGATCAACGACACGTACGGACATCCTGCGGGCGACGCGGTGCTCGTGGGCCTCTCGCGCCACGTGCTGCGGATCATCCGCACCGAGGACGTGTTCTCGCGCTACGGCGGCGAGGAGTTCGGGATCCTCTCTCGCGGGATCCCACTCGACGGTGCGTCGCGCTTCGCGGAGCGATTGCGCACGGCGATCGAGGGCTATCCGATCATGCACGACGGCGTGCGCATCACCGTGACGGTCAGCGTCGGTGTGACCGCGGTGCCGCAGGCGAAGGTCGAGGATCCGAGCGAGCTCGTCGTGCTCGCGGATCGCGCGCTCTACCAGGCGAAGCACCAGGGCCGGAACCGGGTCTGCGTCGTGATCTGA